In Podospora pseudocomata strain CBS 415.72m chromosome 4, whole genome shotgun sequence, the genomic stretch gagacaaGTTAGCTAGATAACATACATCCAATCGACAAACAGCGTCTATGTAAAACTTACAATCCTCGGAGGAAGAAAATGCGCCCGGCTGACAGTTTGTTCGCGAGCGGTATGTTGAGCTTTCGGAGACTTGCCATCCGAAGTCCTAGAATCATGATGTTCAAAATGACTTCAAAGATTCCCATTACCAGCCAAACGATGTTGTAATTATAGCAATACCGCTCGTCGTTTATAGGCAATTCCcaagcctcctccacagGGACGCAGTTGAAAACGGAGGCGATTGTCCCGGCTAGCCCCCACCCGAAGACGAGTGCGCCGACGACAATGAGCTGAATATTGAATGCCTTGTGTCTGATTGAAAGATGCGGCGGTACATGAGCAAGATACCCAGCATTGCGGTACCGCTGACGACAAGATAAAGCATTGCAACGACATAAACCATCTAGAGGTAGAGTGTGATTCGCTCGAGGTCGTGGCCTGACA encodes the following:
- a CDS encoding hypothetical protein (EggNog:ENOG503P35K; COG:S), with product MAGRCACRRPAGAVRPRPRANHTLPLDGLCRCNALSCRQRYRNAGYLAHVPPHLSIRHKAFNIQLIVVGALVFGWGLAGTIASVFNCVPVEEAWELPINDERYCYNYNIVWLVMGIFEVILNIMILGLRMASLRKLNIPLANKLSAGRIFFLRGFVVVTGIVKVVLGYVPTARNPNQFKIVLWATLHLTTAIICATLPIMNPMLRQIRKSRTFQLVAGNVFSKTWKSRTNNENSISRVNDGKAIGNGASGSDQPKTIPLDVLGGKGRDRDV